In the genome of Massilibacillus massiliensis, one region contains:
- a CDS encoding sn-glycerol-1-phosphate dehydrogenase — protein MMKLTLETIDQLSLSDLLGKALECQCGKSHKICMEKVMIEPGAIEKTAEVLRELGYKKALLISDSITWDIAAKKVADVLRREQFAYKKYIINGRIVPDEKMVGDLVIHCERDFDVIVTVGAGVLNDLGKFVSYKVGIDNIVVATAPSVDGFASQHAALVIGNLKISYNSACPKAIIGDVNVLKEAPLSMIMAGWSDLMGKYSALSDWKISRIVNDEYYCDVIYEMVYKSVRICKDNIKKIQARDAKAIQHIMEGLVLTGIAMSFIGNSRPASGSEHHLSHCWEMIALEQNKKIAPHGVQVGVATTLITDLYKKLAIQKIDFKKAMDQAQIFDEAKWEEKTRKYFHNIAEELIEEIQSDKRYSTEKRIQRIQKLEEAWPEIQNILDHVPSSEEISALLENVNAPSKPQDIGITLEEAIDSIRFAKEVRPKYTILGVLDDLGLLEQFAEEIKGKLA, from the coding sequence ATGATGAAATTGACTTTAGAAACGATAGATCAGCTTTCTCTATCAGATTTATTAGGGAAAGCGTTAGAGTGTCAATGCGGAAAATCGCATAAGATTTGTATGGAGAAAGTGATGATCGAACCAGGTGCTATCGAAAAAACTGCAGAAGTTTTAAGAGAATTAGGTTATAAAAAAGCACTGCTGATTTCAGATTCAATCACTTGGGATATTGCGGCTAAGAAAGTAGCAGATGTATTACGGAGAGAGCAGTTTGCCTATAAAAAATATATAATCAATGGACGAATTGTTCCTGATGAAAAAATGGTCGGTGATCTTGTCATTCATTGTGAACGTGACTTTGATGTAATCGTAACAGTGGGGGCAGGGGTGCTAAATGATCTTGGAAAATTTGTGAGCTATAAGGTGGGGATTGATAATATTGTAGTCGCTACAGCCCCATCCGTTGATGGTTTCGCTTCCCAGCATGCAGCGCTAGTAATTGGCAACTTAAAAATATCGTATAATTCGGCTTGTCCTAAGGCAATTATTGGTGATGTGAATGTGCTGAAAGAGGCTCCTTTGTCGATGATTATGGCTGGCTGGAGTGATCTAATGGGAAAGTATTCTGCTCTGAGCGATTGGAAAATTAGTCGTATCGTTAACGATGAGTATTATTGTGACGTAATTTATGAGATGGTATATAAATCCGTACGAATCTGTAAAGACAATATTAAAAAAATACAAGCACGTGACGCTAAAGCGATTCAGCACATCATGGAAGGGCTGGTGTTAACCGGAATTGCGATGAGCTTTATCGGAAATTCTAGACCTGCCTCAGGATCTGAACATCATCTATCACATTGCTGGGAAATGATAGCGCTAGAGCAAAATAAAAAAATAGCACCCCATGGCGTTCAGGTTGGTGTTGCTACGACATTGATCACAGATTTATATAAAAAACTAGCGATACAAAAGATCGATTTTAAAAAGGCAATGGATCAGGCACAAATCTTTGATGAGGCTAAATGGGAGGAAAAGACGAGAAAATATTTTCATAATATTGCAGAGGAATTAATAGAGGAAATACAAAGTGATAAAAGATATTCAACTGAGAAGCGAATTCAACGAATTCAAAAATTGGAAGAGGCGTGGCCTGAAATTCAAAATATTTTAGATCATGTTCCGTCGTCTGAGGAAATAAGTGCTCTTTTAGAAAATGTAAATGCTCCATCAAAACCACAGGATATCGGAATAACCTTAGAAGAGGCAATTGACTCTATTCGTTTCGCCAAGGAAGTTCGGCCTAAGTATACAATTTTAGGGGTGTTAGATGATTTAGGGCTGCTGGAACAATTTGCTGAAGAAATCAAAGGGAAACTTGCTTGA
- a CDS encoding PTS system mannose/fructose/sorbose family transporter subunit IID, whose translation MMEQIKLSKHDVIKSWFNWFMFAQSNYNYERLQATAFAHSMLPIIKKLYKNKEEQKAGIKRHLSFFNTEPICGSVIHGVTVAMEEERANGKPINDQAFNGIKTGLMGPIAGIGDTLTQGVITPIMLAICIGITNNNNIAGPIIFVLAQFIIMTSISFSLWMNGYKYGRMAVEEIMSGGKINRVIEAASILGTLVMGGLVGRFIPLQFALNYDLGSGTMFNLQTDLLDKLMPGLIPLILTLVVLKLVRSGVSPIKLMGLLILFGAVTGALGIF comes from the coding sequence ATGATGGAACAAATCAAACTGTCCAAACATGATGTTATAAAATCCTGGTTCAATTGGTTTATGTTTGCGCAATCCAATTATAATTATGAACGCTTGCAGGCGACTGCATTTGCACATTCCATGCTGCCGATTATAAAGAAATTATATAAAAATAAAGAGGAACAGAAAGCAGGCATCAAGCGGCATTTATCCTTCTTTAACACAGAACCTATTTGTGGATCTGTCATCCATGGCGTAACGGTAGCGATGGAAGAAGAGCGAGCGAATGGTAAGCCGATTAACGATCAGGCGTTTAATGGAATCAAAACAGGCTTAATGGGGCCGATCGCTGGGATCGGTGATACATTGACACAAGGTGTTATTACACCAATTATGCTGGCAATCTGTATCGGTATTACGAATAATAATAATATTGCTGGCCCAATTATTTTCGTCCTTGCACAATTCATTATTATGACTTCAATTTCGTTTAGTTTATGGATGAATGGCTATAAATATGGACGAATGGCTGTAGAGGAAATTATGTCTGGCGGTAAAATAAATCGAGTAATAGAAGCCGCTTCTATATTAGGTACGTTAGTCATGGGTGGCTTAGTTGGCAGGTTCATTCCACTCCAATTTGCTTTAAATTATGATTTAGGCAGTGGAACAATGTTTAACTTACAAACGGATTTACTGGACAAACTTATGCCTGGATTGATCCCGTTGATCTTAACATTGGTTGTTCTAAAATTGGTTCGTTCCGGTGTATCCCCAATTAAATTGATGGGACTATTGATTCTATTTGGTGCGGTTACCGGGGCGCTTGGAATATTTTAA